In a genomic window of uncultured Flavobacterium sp.:
- a CDS encoding family 16 glycosylhydrolase has product MSKKIIINIIALLSIFLTVSCQKDDYAFGDLSAPSNLKVTAQIIGKTAEAPDGDGSGMVKLVATADNAVSYKYVFSDGTSQNSPSGVFTKRFTKTGLNTYTVTIIANGKGGIASNTTVEVTVLSNFSDDEAVQFLTNGSSQKWYWSASEPGHLGVGQNDADATKNFYPNYYSATPFEKAGSPTSSCLYENVLTFSLVGGQLKFELDNGGATFFNASFKNVAGGSGSGDACLTYDATGVKTVSLSPSESVVTKNPDHQTQTRGTMLNFSDGGFMGYYIGQSSYEILSITANRMVVRAIMGGDPSLAWYHTFTTTPPNQTPDPDFTNLVFSDEFNVDGAPDATKWVYDLGKGTNGWGNNEKQNYTNSATNVIVQGGNLKITAKKEASGGADYSSARLKTDGKFSFTYGKLEIKAKLPTGAGTWPALWMLGQNYATKPWPACGEIDMMEHVGNNQNVILSTLHYPGHSGGQGNTGSKTIANVSTEFHVYKTIWTASSVKTYVDDTMIHSVPNDGSLPFNSDFFLILNVAMGGNLGGNIDPAFTQSSMEVDYVRVYQ; this is encoded by the coding sequence ATGAGTAAAAAGATAATTATAAATATAATAGCATTACTGTCAATATTCTTGACAGTAAGTTGCCAGAAAGATGATTATGCATTTGGCGATTTGTCAGCACCATCAAATCTTAAAGTAACAGCTCAAATTATTGGAAAAACTGCCGAAGCTCCGGACGGAGACGGTTCAGGAATGGTAAAGTTGGTTGCAACGGCAGATAATGCTGTATCGTATAAATATGTATTTAGCGACGGAACTTCGCAAAATTCTCCAAGCGGAGTATTTACGAAACGTTTTACCAAAACAGGTTTAAATACTTATACAGTAACAATAATTGCAAACGGAAAAGGAGGAATAGCTTCAAATACTACAGTTGAGGTTACGGTTCTAAGTAATTTTAGCGACGACGAAGCAGTTCAGTTCCTAACTAACGGAAGTTCTCAAAAATGGTATTGGTCAGCTTCAGAACCAGGACATTTAGGAGTAGGACAAAATGATGCAGATGCTACTAAAAACTTTTATCCAAATTATTATTCTGCAACACCTTTCGAAAAAGCAGGATCACCAACAAGTAGCTGTTTATACGAAAATGTATTGACGTTCTCACTTGTAGGCGGACAATTGAAATTTGAATTAGACAACGGTGGAGCAACATTCTTTAATGCGTCATTCAAAAATGTAGCAGGAGGAAGCGGAAGCGGAGATGCTTGTTTAACTTATGATGCGACTGGAGTTAAAACAGTTTCATTAAGTCCATCAGAATCAGTTGTAACCAAAAATCCTGATCATCAAACACAAACCAGAGGTACAATGTTAAACTTCTCTGACGGAGGATTTATGGGGTATTATATTGGTCAAAGTTCATACGAGATATTATCGATTACAGCAAACAGAATGGTTGTTAGAGCTATTATGGGCGGAGATCCTTCTTTGGCTTGGTATCATACTTTTACAACAACGCCACCAAATCAGACTCCTGATCCGGATTTTACAAACCTGGTTTTTTCTGATGAATTCAATGTTGATGGAGCTCCGGACGCAACAAAATGGGTTTATGATTTAGGAAAAGGAACAAACGGTTGGGGAAATAATGAAAAACAGAATTATACCAACTCGGCTACGAATGTAATAGTTCAGGGAGGAAATCTTAAAATCACAGCTAAAAAAGAAGCTTCAGGCGGAGCAGATTATTCTTCGGCGCGATTAAAAACAGACGGTAAGTTCTCCTTCACTTATGGAAAATTGGAGATAAAAGCCAAGCTTCCAACAGGAGCAGGAACATGGCCGGCATTATGGATGTTAGGGCAAAATTATGCAACTAAACCATGGCCAGCCTGTGGCGAAATAGATATGATGGAACACGTAGGAAACAATCAAAATGTTATTTTAAGCACACTTCATTATCCCGGACATTCTGGAGGACAAGGAAATACAGGCTCAAAAACAATAGCAAATGTTTCAACAGAGTTTCATGTTTATAAAACAATCTGGACAGCATCATCAGTCAAAACTTATGTAGATGACACAATGATTCATTCAGTTCCTAATGACGGTTCTCTTCCCTTTAATAGTGACTTTTTCTTA